One Dioscorea cayenensis subsp. rotundata cultivar TDr96_F1 chromosome 15, TDr96_F1_v2_PseudoChromosome.rev07_lg8_w22 25.fasta, whole genome shotgun sequence genomic region harbors:
- the LOC120276934 gene encoding probable aldo-keto reductase 1, with product MEKNNQCQMPRVKLGTQGLEVSKLGFGCLTLSGVYNKPLPEEEGIAFLKYVFNQGITFFDTADVYGPYTNEILIGKALKELPREKIQLATKFGVCGLDERGMGVNGKPEYVRASCEASLKRLQVDYIDLYYQHRVDQTVPIEETIGELKKLVEEGKVRYIGLSEASPHTIRRAHAVHPISAVQMEWSLWSRDIEDEIVPLCRELGIGIVSYSPLGRGFFGGKGVSESVHEHSLPHPRYSSENLEKNKALYVRVENLAKKHECSTAQLALSWVLHQGNDVVPIPATTKIKNLDSNIGALQVKLTEDDLREISDLIPVEEVAGSRSYEFDESFGWKHANTPLPTSA from the exons ATGGAAAAGAACAATCAGTGCCAGATGCCCAGAGTAAAACTGGGAACACAAGGACTAGAG GTTTCCAAGCTGGGTTTTGGATGTTTGACACTGAGTGGAGTATACAACAAGCCTCTACCAGAAGAAGAAGGGATAGCCTTCCTTAAGTATGTATTCAATCAAGGGATCACCTTCTTTGACACCGCTGATGTTTATGGACCTTATACTAATGAGATCTTGATTGGCAAG GCATTGAAGGAGTTGCCAAGAGAGAAGATCCAATTGGCAACAAAATTTGGCGTTTGTGGTCTTGATGAAAGAGGTATGGGGGTTAATGGGAAGCCAGAGTATGTGAGGGCTTCTTGTGAGGCCAGTCTCAAGAGACTTCAAGTTGACTACATTGATTTGTATTATCAGCATAGGGTTGATCAGACTGTTCCTATTGAGGAAACT ATTGGAGAATTGAAGAAGTTGGTGGAAGAGGGGAAAGTGAGGTATATTGGTTTATCAGAAGCCAGCCCTCATACAATCAGGCGTGCTCATGCAGTGCATCCCATTTCTGCAGTTCAAATGGAATGGTCTTTGTGGTCTCGTGATATTGAAGATGAAATTGTCCCACTTTGCAG AGAACTTGGAATTGGAATAGTATCATACAGTCCACTTGGCCGGGGATTTTTTGGTGGCAAAGGAGTTTCAGAAAGTGTTCATGAACACAGc CTTCCACACCCAAGGTATAGTTCTGAGAACTTGGAGAAGAACAAAGCACTGTATGTGAGAGTTGAGAATTTGGCTAAGAAACATGAATGCAGCACTGCTCAACTAGCTCTGTCTTGGGTTCTCCATCAAGGGAATGATGTTGTTCCAATCCCTG CAACAACTAAAATCAAGAACCTGGATAGTAACATTGGAGCATTACAAGTGAAGCTGACAGAGGATGACTTGAGAGAAATTTCCGATTTAATTCCTGTTGAAGAAGTCGCGGGCTCCAGGAGTTATGAGTTTGATGAATCATTTGGCTGGAAGCATGCAAATACACCACTTCCCACATCAGCTTGA